A region of the Gimesia sp. genome:
TACTGTTTAAAAACATCGGCACCCGGACGGAGCCCAAACTGGCGCCGGCACAGACGATTGACGTCGAGTGGAAAGCAGCAGCTCCCAAACCAGCCTGGAACTGGTGGGATCCACGGGGAAAACAACTGGTCACTCAGTGGCGGACAACTCCCGTTGCCGTCGACTGGAACCAGGACGGACTGATGGACCTGGTGATGCTGGATCACGAAGGGTATCTCGCGTTCTTTAAGCGAGTCAAAGAGGGAGATCAGCTCAAGCTTCAGCCCGGTGAGCGGATCTTTGTCGATGAATCGCTCAAGCCGATTCAGATGAACAAAAAGCGGGCCGGAGGCAGTGGACGCTACAAACTGCACGTGGTTGACTGGGACGGTGATGGTCGCCTGGACCTGCTGGTCAACAGCACGAACGCAGACTTCTACCGCAACCTGAAGTCCGTGGATGGGAAAGTGGTTCTGAAGAATGAAGGGCCGCTCAGTCAGCGCAAACTGGCCGGTCATACCAGCAGTCCCTGCACGGTCGACTGGAATCAGGATGGCGTTCGTGATCTGATTGTCGGGGCGGAAGACGGCTATCTCTACTGGATGAAAAATCCGAACTCACCTGAAAAGTAACTTCGACCAAAAGAGAAAACTGGTAGCAGAATGCAGGCAGAAAATCAGATCGCCTTTAAAGAGTGGGGAGCCATCTGTGCTTCCCTGGCAGAGGGTCGACAGTCACTGATTGTACGGAAGGGGGGCATTCATGAAGGCCGCGATGGCTTTCGTGTTGAACATCGTGAGTTCTGGCTGTTCCCGACCCGCTTCCATCAGGGCGCGGATCAACTGCAGGCAGGGCAGGAGAGCCTGTTGTCGCAACCTTATGCGCAGGAACCTGCAGCCGGTCAGATCAGGCTTGGGCTGTACGCCGTGGTGGAGCAGGTGCTCGAGTTGCAAGAGGAGTCGCAGTTGGCCGGTCTGGAAGAACTGCAGGTCCTCAACCAGGAGACGCTCGCACAACGCTTTGCGTATAAGCGTCCCGGGTTATACGTTCTGCTGGTTCGGGCGTATCAGATGCCGCAGCCCTTTGAGATTGAAGATGAAGCCCGTTACGGCGGTTGCCGTTCCTGGGTAGAACTTACTCAGGCTTATTCGACAGAGGGGGCGACGCCGGTTTTGACCGAGGAACAGTTTCAGCAGCAGAAACAGGCCCTGGAAACCCGGTTGAGCTGAACTCAATCTGTCGATTCTGGAAACGAAAACAGCCCGGGCAAAATCGTCCCGGGCTGTAGTTTTTGCTGTTGTGCTTCAGGCTTTGAAGATCTTCTCGCGGCCTTCAGTCACATTTTTGGTCGCATTACGAGTGTCGAGAACCATCTGGCTGTGCTTGACGATAAAGTCATAGTCATAAGCACTGTGGTCTGTCGCGATCAGTACGCAGTCCTGAGCTGCCAGATACTCGGGAGTGAGTTCCTGACTTTCCATCGCAGGTACATCGTGATGCCGCATCTTGGGCAGTTTCGGAATGTGGGGATCGTTGTAGGTGAAGTCCACGCCCCGCTCCATCAGCAGATCCAGCAGGTGGAACGAAGGACTTTCACGCGGATCGTCGACATCTTTTTTATAAGCCACGCCCAGCATGCAGATCTTACTGCCTTTGAGCGGTTTTGCTTTTTCGTTCATGAACTCAGCCAGACGGTCAATCACGTAGCGTGGCATGCGAGTGTTGACTTCACCGGCCAGTTCGATGAAGCGGGTCGTCTGACCTTCTTTACGTGCCAGCCAGCTGAGGTAGAACGGATCGATGGGAATACAGTGGCCCCCCAGTCCGGGACCGGGATAAAAGGCCTGGAAACCGAAAGGCTTGGTCTTGGCAGCGTCGATGACTTCCCAGACATCGATGTCCATGCGATCGAAGAGTGTCTTGAGCTCGTTGACCATCGCGATGTTGACGGCCCGATAGGTGTTCTCCAGAATCTTGCAGGCTTCGGCGACTTCCGGAGACGAGACCTGGATCACATTCACAACAGCGTGTGAGTACAGGGCCGAAGCAATCCTCAGACTGTTTTCTTCCATACCGCCGACCACTTTGGGGATGCCCGCTGCAGAGAAGTCGGGGTTACCGGGATCCTCGCGTTCGGGGCTGTAGGCGAGGTAATAATCTTCGCCGACTTTCAGACCAGCGTTATCCAGAATGGGCAGCATGACGTCCCGGGTCGTCGTGGGATAAGTGGTACTTTCCAGTACGACCAGTTGACCGGGCCGCAGGGTTTCCGCGATGACTTTCGCGGTGTTTTCCACATAGGTCAGGTCGGGGTCCCGGCTGGTGGTCAGGGGTGTTGGAACACAGATCAGCAGGGCGTCTGCTTCTTTCATCCGGGAGAAGTCAGCGGTCGCTTCGAACTGTTCTTTCGCAATCCACTTGGCAACGGTTTCGGATGGGATGTGCTTAATATAACTTTTGCCGGCCTGCAGTTGATCGACTTTGTTCTGATCAACGTCAAACCCCATCGTTTTGAAACCAGTGTTGACGAACGCGTCAATCAGCGGGAGCCCGACGTAGCCCAGGCCGATAATGCCGATAATTGCTGATTTGTCCTTGATCGCCTGCTCAAGCTGATTTGCCATCTGAATATCGTCCTTGCTTAATTCTGAAATGCAGGTAAATGTGCAGCTGAATGGGGCGGATCATATCAGTCGAACTTATTTCGTGCAAGCATTTTAGCGGACCGGCAGAAGTCGCCGGATCACAGCGGAATCTCATTGTTTTTGGAGCAGATGTCCAGACAAAAAGCAGGGCTGGCAACTATGAAATACGACGACAGGCC
Encoded here:
- a CDS encoding DUF1802 family protein, with amino-acid sequence MQAENQIAFKEWGAICASLAEGRQSLIVRKGGIHEGRDGFRVEHREFWLFPTRFHQGADQLQAGQESLLSQPYAQEPAAGQIRLGLYAVVEQVLELQEESQLAGLEELQVLNQETLAQRFAYKRPGLYVLLVRAYQMPQPFEIEDEARYGGCRSWVELTQAYSTEGATPVLTEEQFQQQKQALETRLS
- a CDS encoding nucleotide sugar dehydrogenase, giving the protein MANQLEQAIKDKSAIIGIIGLGYVGLPLIDAFVNTGFKTMGFDVDQNKVDQLQAGKSYIKHIPSETVAKWIAKEQFEATADFSRMKEADALLICVPTPLTTSRDPDLTYVENTAKVIAETLRPGQLVVLESTTYPTTTRDVMLPILDNAGLKVGEDYYLAYSPEREDPGNPDFSAAGIPKVVGGMEENSLRIASALYSHAVVNVIQVSSPEVAEACKILENTYRAVNIAMVNELKTLFDRMDIDVWEVIDAAKTKPFGFQAFYPGPGLGGHCIPIDPFYLSWLARKEGQTTRFIELAGEVNTRMPRYVIDRLAEFMNEKAKPLKGSKICMLGVAYKKDVDDPRESPSFHLLDLLMERGVDFTYNDPHIPKLPKMRHHDVPAMESQELTPEYLAAQDCVLIATDHSAYDYDFIVKHSQMVLDTRNATKNVTEGREKIFKA